In Halarcobacter mediterraneus, the following proteins share a genomic window:
- the uvrA gene encoding excinuclease ABC subunit UvrA, translated as MQDTIKIYNAKENNLKNINLEIPKNKLIVFTGLSGSGKSTLAFDTLYAEGQRRYIESLSAYARQFLDKVGKPDVERIEGLTPAIAIDQKTTSKNPRSTVGTITEVYDYFRLLYARIGKQHCHKCGKPISQMSASDVIEQVLNLPQGAKTVILAPLINRKKGTFADLLESLRTKGYVRAMIDGVMARLDEDIELEKNKMHTIKVVIDRVVIKDENKDRIAQDVEKGLKESFGELEIEVLNHEEVKCEKHIHYSEHMACFDCKISFEPLEPLSFSFNSPKGACPSCDGLGIRYTLDMKKVVNEELPLEDGAIKIIYGFNKGYYFKMLIAYCEAASIDITIPFKDLPEHQQKSILHGGVEEAKFTWKRHKLTRKWEGIIKIAYDMIKDEKDMAEFMTEKVCPDCGGNRLKPSSQSVYVAKKTIADIINKPIEEAHAFFQDEKNFDYLNEQEKMISAPILKEIKERVFFLHDVGLGYITLGRDARTISGGEAQRIRVASQIGSGLTGVMYVLDEPSIGLHERDTNKLIKTLKALQEKGNTVIVVEHDKETIEAADYIVDIGPNAGKYGGEIVFAGTLKQMNKAKTLTAQYVSGKKKIDYLHNRPQKEFIEIKNVNINNIKNLDVEIPLKNLVSITGVSGSGKSSLILQTLLPVAKELLNHAKRVKKIDGVEIEGLEKLDKVIYLDQSPIGRTPRSNPATYTGLMDEIRLLFSKTKEAQLRGYKIGRFSFNVKGGRCEKCQGEGEIKIEMHFLPDIMVKCDDCQGRRYNAQTLEILYKGKNISDVLNMSVDEALEFFVKVPKIKAKLQTLSDVGLGYITLGQNAVTLSGGEAQRIKLSKELSKKDTGNTLYVLDEPTTGLHFADVDRLTKVLHHLVEVGNSVLVIEHNLDIIKNSDWIIDIGPEGGSKGGKIVAQGTPEELARNHKETKSYTGFYLDKEINS; from the coding sequence ATGCAAGATACAATCAAAATATATAATGCAAAAGAAAATAACTTAAAAAATATAAATTTAGAAATACCAAAAAATAAACTAATAGTTTTTACAGGCTTAAGTGGCTCTGGTAAATCTACTTTAGCCTTTGATACTCTATATGCTGAAGGACAAAGAAGATATATTGAGTCTTTAAGTGCTTATGCAAGACAATTTCTAGATAAAGTTGGAAAACCAGATGTTGAGAGAATAGAAGGATTAACTCCTGCAATTGCAATTGATCAAAAAACCACTTCTAAAAATCCACGTTCTACAGTAGGAACTATTACAGAAGTATATGATTACTTTAGACTATTATATGCAAGAATAGGAAAACAGCACTGCCACAAATGTGGTAAACCGATTTCTCAAATGAGTGCAAGTGATGTAATAGAACAAGTATTAAACTTACCTCAAGGAGCAAAAACTGTAATACTAGCTCCACTAATCAATAGAAAAAAAGGTACTTTTGCAGATCTTCTTGAATCTTTAAGAACAAAAGGTTATGTAAGAGCTATGATTGATGGAGTTATGGCTAGACTTGATGAAGATATTGAATTAGAAAAAAACAAAATGCATACTATTAAAGTTGTAATAGATAGAGTTGTAATTAAAGATGAAAATAAAGATAGAATTGCGCAAGATGTAGAAAAAGGATTAAAAGAAAGTTTTGGGGAACTTGAAATTGAAGTATTAAACCATGAAGAAGTAAAATGTGAAAAACATATTCATTACTCTGAGCATATGGCATGTTTTGATTGTAAAATTTCATTTGAACCTTTAGAGCCTTTATCATTTTCATTTAACTCTCCAAAGGGAGCTTGTCCCTCTTGTGATGGATTAGGTATTAGATATACTTTAGATATGAAAAAAGTTGTAAATGAAGAGTTACCACTTGAAGATGGAGCTATAAAAATTATTTATGGCTTTAACAAAGGTTATTACTTTAAAATGCTTATTGCATATTGTGAAGCTGCTTCAATTGATATAACAATACCATTTAAAGATCTACCAGAACATCAACAAAAATCAATTCTTCATGGAGGAGTTGAAGAAGCTAAATTTACATGGAAAAGACACAAACTAACACGTAAATGGGAAGGTATTATAAAAATTGCCTATGACATGATAAAAGATGAAAAAGATATGGCAGAGTTTATGACAGAAAAAGTTTGTCCTGATTGTGGAGGAAATAGATTAAAGCCCTCTTCTCAAAGTGTTTATGTAGCTAAAAAAACCATTGCAGATATAATCAATAAACCTATTGAAGAAGCCCATGCATTTTTTCAAGATGAAAAAAACTTTGACTATTTAAATGAACAAGAAAAAATGATTTCAGCTCCAATTTTAAAAGAAATCAAAGAAAGAGTCTTCTTTTTACATGATGTAGGACTTGGATATATTACTTTAGGTCGAGATGCTAGGACAATATCAGGAGGAGAAGCACAAAGAATACGTGTTGCTTCACAAATTGGTTCTGGACTTACAGGAGTTATGTATGTACTTGATGAGCCATCAATTGGTTTACATGAAAGAGATACAAATAAATTAATTAAAACACTAAAAGCCTTACAAGAAAAAGGTAATACAGTAATTGTTGTTGAACATGATAAAGAAACTATTGAAGCAGCAGATTATATTGTAGATATAGGTCCAAATGCTGGGAAATATGGAGGAGAAATTGTTTTCGCTGGTACATTAAAACAAATGAATAAAGCAAAAACTTTAACAGCACAATATGTAAGTGGAAAGAAAAAAATAGATTATTTACATAATAGACCACAAAAAGAGTTCATAGAAATAAAAAATGTTAATATTAATAATATCAAGAATTTAGATGTTGAAATTCCTCTTAAAAATCTTGTTTCAATAACAGGTGTTTCAGGAAGTGGTAAATCTTCACTAATTTTACAAACTCTACTTCCTGTTGCAAAAGAGTTATTAAACCATGCAAAAAGAGTTAAAAAAATAGATGGTGTTGAAATTGAAGGTTTAGAAAAATTAGATAAAGTAATTTATCTTGACCAATCTCCTATTGGAAGAACTCCAAGAAGTAACCCAGCCACTTATACAGGACTAATGGACGAAATAAGATTATTATTTTCAAAAACAAAAGAAGCACAATTAAGGGGATATAAAATAGGAAGATTTTCTTTTAATGTAAAAGGTGGAAGATGTGAAAAATGCCAAGGAGAAGGTGAAATAAAAATAGAAATGCACTTTTTACCAGATATTATGGTTAAATGTGATGATTGCCAAGGAAGAAGATATAATGCTCAAACTTTAGAAATTCTTTACAAAGGGAAAAATATTTCTGACGTTTTAAATATGAGTGTTGATGAAGCTTTAGAGTTTTTTGTAAAAGTACCTAAAATAAAAGCAAAATTACAAACCCTTTCAGATGTGGGGCTTGGATATATTACTTTAGGACAAAATGCAGTTACTTTATCAGGGGGAGAAGCTCAAAGAATCAAGTTAAGTAAAGAATTAAGTAAAAAAGATACAGGAAATACTCTTTATGTATTAGATGAACCAACAACAGGTTTACACTTTGCGGATGTAGATAGACTTACTAAAGTCTTACATCACTTAGTTGAAGTAGGAAACTCTGTACTTGTAATAGAACATAATTTAGATATTATAAAAAATTCTGACTGGATAATCGATATAGGACCAGAAGGTGGAAGTAAAGGTGGTAAAATTGTTGCACAAGGAACACCTGAAGAACTAGCAAGAAATCATAAAGAAACAAAATCCTATACAGGTTTTTACTTAGACAAAGAAATAAACTCTTAA